In a genomic window of Sutcliffiella sp. FSL R7-0096:
- a CDS encoding SAM-dependent methyltransferase, which produces MLAIKQKDIKLVIGAGEYNNNPDWIHTQEKELNLLDRDTWNDRFDINSITAILAEHVWEHLTYEEGIEAAKMCYKYLKPKGYIRCAVPDAYFQDDSYQNIVKIGGPGPKDHPAASHKIVHNYKTLKQMFETAGFEINLLEYCDEQGKFHYNEWNGADGVIFRSKKYDPRNQGEKPVFPSLILDAFKR; this is translated from the coding sequence TTGTTGGCCATAAAACAAAAAGACATTAAGTTAGTGATTGGTGCAGGGGAATATAATAACAATCCAGATTGGATACATACACAGGAGAAAGAACTCAATTTACTAGATAGAGATACTTGGAATGACAGATTCGATATTAATTCGATTACAGCTATTTTGGCAGAACACGTTTGGGAGCACCTTACTTATGAAGAAGGTATAGAAGCTGCAAAGATGTGTTATAAGTATCTTAAGCCAAAAGGATATATTCGTTGTGCAGTTCCTGATGCATATTTTCAAGATGATTCATATCAAAATATCGTTAAAATTGGTGGACCAGGACCTAAAGACCATCCCGCTGCAAGTCATAAAATAGTACACAATTATAAAACTTTAAAGCAAATGTTTGAAACTGCTGGATTCGAGATTAATTTACTTGAATATTGTGATGAACAGGGTAAATTCCATTATAATGAGTGGAATGGAGCCGATGGTGTTATTTTTCGTTCAAAAAAGTATGATCCACGAAATCAAGGGGAAAAGCCTGTTTTCCCATCATTAATCTTAGATGCATTTAAGCGGTAG